GCTTTTCATGACCCTTTAACCGGTCTACCCAATCGCCCTTGGTTATTACAGCATTTGGAACAGCTGATTGAAATTGCCAGTATCGAAAAGTCGCGGTTTGCACTGTTTTTTATGGATGGCGACCGGTTTAAAAAAGTGAATGATACACACGGCCACTTACTCGGTGACATGCTACTTGTGGCTGCAGCGAAGCGCTTGGCCGAACTCATGCCCTCTGGTTATCACGCTGTTCGCCTGGGAGGCGATGAATTCACAGTGTTGATTGACAATGTCACAAAGGAGCAGGAGCTTACGGCATTTGCGCAACGTATCGTTGCTGCGTTCGATGCTCCTTTTTCCGTTGAACAATCTAAAATGTATTTCCGCATGAGCATAGGTATGGTGATTTGCGATCAGCAATACACCAAGCCAGAACAGGTCCTGCGCGATGCAGATATTGCGATGTATCGGGCAAAGGAGATTGGGCGAGGCAATTACCAGTTTTTCGATGAGAAAATGCGTGAGCAGACCGTGGAACTGGCCGCTTTGGAGGGCGAGTTGCAACACGCATTAGCGCTTGATCAGTTTAAAATCGTGTTTCAGCCAATTGTTCATTTGCATGATGGATCTCTAGCGGGTTTTGAAGTGTTACTCCGCTGGCATCACCCGACGCGCGGCATGGTGCCGCCCGATAAATTCATTCCAGTCGCTGAAGAATCGGGGGCCATCTATGATATTGGCCTATGGGTGTTGCGCCAGGCGTGTCTACAATTAAAGCATTGGTCACAAATGCCGGGCGTACAAAGCTTACCTAGTATTGCCGTTAATATTTCCCCTATTCAGTTAAGCCAGAAAGAACTTATCGATAATATCGATAAAATCCTGCTGGAAACAGGCATCGATAGCGCCAAACTTAAATTGGAGATTACCGAAACCGCGTTAATGGAAAATACAGATAACGTTAACTTGTTATTGGAGGCTTTCCGGAAGCGTGACATTGAACTTGCTATTGACGATTTTGGTACGGGCTATTCTTCGTTAAGCTATCTCGATCAACTACCTGTGCAGGTGTTGAAGATAGATCGTAAATTTGTCGATGGCTTGGTTGAATCTGGCGAGGACAACGGCGGAGCACAAGAAATTGTGCGTGCCACGATTTCATTGGCGCATAACCTGAAGATCAAAGTAGTGGCTGAAGGAATTGAGAATGCCAGCCAGTGGGAAACACTGAAGAGCTATCTGTGTGACTTTGGTCAGGGCTATCACATTGCCCGCCCCCTCGCGGCGGAGGATGCCACCGAGCTGGTTAAATCGGCCAATAAGCAGCCTGCGGAACTGCAAAGGGGTAGCGGTGGCTAGTGTATTCTAGTTAGCGCTAAACCAAAGTACAGGGTTACTTGGGAAGGAAAGATCGCTGCGCTGCAATTCTATTGTAGTGCGTTTATGGAGTTCCGCGCGGCCGACTATGGGCGAAAAATATTGATTGAAAATAGCATTGAATTCACCGTTTTCGATTGATTTCAGCAGTCCTTTTTCAATAATTTTTGCGAGTTCTGTGGCATCTGGGTGCGTAAAAAAATAATAAGCTGAAGGGTAATGCAGCGCCAGATGGTTTTCGATTTGTAAGTTAGTGTCTGGATATAGCCTTTTTTCTCGCCAGATTTCGATGATAGAGCGGGGGAAGTAATCTATGCGATCTGTCAGTAGCATTTTGAAAAGGCTTTCCCAATTGGAGGTGGTAACCAGTTGCAGGCCATTACTTCCAAGAATGTCGTTGTCGGGCCAATCGTGCCCCTGTCCGGCCTTGAAATTACGTAATTGACTCAGAGAGCGTATTTCTGCGAAATCCTGCTGCCGCTGTGCCCGAATAAAAAAAAGCCGCCAGCCGATTAAACCTTTAAACAACGGAATGCGAATGGCTTGAAGGTTTTGCTCGTGCTGCTTCGTGGTATTTAACCAGTGTATATCGTACAAACGCGATTTCAGATTGTGTTCGCTGCGGCTCTCAACCAAGAGCGGTACTTTGACGGGGAGCAACTCAAAATCGATACCACTACTCTTCAAGGCCAACTGCAATAATGCCAGAAAATAGGGATCGAAATCCCGCTCGTGTTGGTCTTCCACGGCGGGGTAGCGCACCTGTAATACATCGTGAAATTCTGGAACTGGTTTCGCTGCCTCCTGGCGCGCCGCACTGCCATGACTGAACGCAAGTAGTGCGATGAAACCATACAACAAGCAGGGGGACACCTGTCGAAAGCTGTTAAAGCATTTATTAATACTCTCGCCTATTGATATGCGTCGACGCTGGGGCAGGAGCATATTAAATTTCTATCTCCGTAGACATTGTCGATGCGATTGACCGAAGGCCACACTTTGTGTGCTCGAAGGTAGTCCAGCGGTCGTGCCGCTTGGTCGCGCGTATAGCTTCTATTCCACTGAGCATCGCATACATCGTCGAGTGTGTGGGGGGCATTTACCAAAGGGTTATCATTGGGCGGAAATTCACCTTGTTCAATTTTTCGAATTTCTTCCCTTATTTGAATCATCGCATCACAGAATCGGTCCAGCTCGGTTTGGTTTTCAGATTCCGTCGGTTCGATCATAAGCGTGCCCGCAACCGGGAAGCTCATGGTCGGTGCATGAAAGCCAAAATCCATCAATCGCTTGGCAATATCTTCTTCTGTTACTCCGCTATTTTCTTTAATGGGTCGTAAATCTAATAAACATTCGTGGGCT
The DNA window shown above is from Alteromonadaceae bacterium 2753L.S.0a.02 and carries:
- a CDS encoding extracellular solute-binding protein (family 3): MLLPQRRRISIGESINKCFNSFRQVSPCLLYGFIALLAFSHGSAARQEAAKPVPEFHDVLQVRYPAVEDQHERDFDPYFLALLQLALKSSGIDFELLPVKVPLLVESRSEHNLKSRLYDIHWLNTTKQHEQNLQAIRIPLFKGLIGWRLFFIRAQRQQDFAEIRSLSQLRNFKAGQGHDWPDNDILGSNGLQLVTTSNWESLFKMLLTDRIDYFPRSIIEIWREKRLYPDTNLQIENHLALHYPSAYYFFTHPDATELAKIIEKGLLKSIENGEFNAIFNQYFSPIVGRAELHKRTTIELQRSDLSFPSNPVLWFSAN